aggagcttgGCCAGCCTATGAGGGTTTTCCCAGTCATacatcagctcttctcttaacaaggttagaacacaaaacaagcaaacaaaagcttccagagattgtggttgctctgatgagcccaaaaccactgagaaacaggggtgaggttgtaggggggggggggggggtaggggtttaacccttgcagcccggtatccgtgacagtcCACTTTTGACCCTGATAACTGCAGCAGATCTTCTAGGCATGCTTTTCATGAAATGCCAGTAAGTCTGAATAGGAATTGTCCTCTAGCATATTTACAGCCAAAGCTGCAGAAGAGGAATGGATTTGAGTAAAAGAGAGCACCACATACTATATTACTGTGTATAGACTTGGTGGGAATATctgaaaacaacaacaataaaaaagaCCACTAATTGGTGGGCACTAAAGATAGCTCTTGGAGAGCACTATTATGCTTAAATTAAACAGAGAGGCTCAACACTTGCTTCCAGATTATCTGAAGAGGAATTGCATAAGTTTACTGTTGTCACTGATATAAGTgccaaaattttttttcttttcttaagatTTGATATTCTAGCTGCACTTATTGATTTTCTACTGGATTTATCTTAGGGCTTTGGGCTGGCCAATCCAACAGCTGTACTTCATGCTCCTCAAACTAAGCCTGCCTTTACCTTGCAGCTTGGTAATGTGATTGATTTTGCTAAAATTGTCGGGAATCTGTGCTGATGTACTTCCACTGTGTAGTTAGAGCAGACTTGTCCAAAATGTCTGGTTATCTGTCGGTCATTACGCTGGAGAGTACTGCAAAGGACCTCCTCGGCAAAAGCAGTCTCACTTTATCACAGATTCTCCACCAAACTTTATGGTAGGGACAGTGCAATACACCGAACAGCATTCCCTGGGCAAACTACACAACCAAATATGTCCATCTGAACAAGAGAGTGGATTGCTTGATCTGAATAGAAGAGCAGCTTGATTCATTATTTCTATTTTtcttgttctttaaaaaaaaaaaaaaaagcaaattactcCTACAGTCATCATCTGGCATTCCCTGGGATTAACCAGGACAGCTGAATTAGCATGGGCATGCAGTTCTTAAAACGTTGTTCCAGTGGCTTACAGTAATGGCCAGATATATGGAAGAGGACATGGACAATTTCTTTACAATCCTCAATAAGTTATGTTTGGCATAGAAACTTCATATGTGCCCTCCCAGAGTGCAAAAAGCGATGTTGCTGTAGTAGCGTCTGCTGTCCAGTAATtggctatatacccacatcagacctctgatcaGACTCAAGCCTCACAACCACCCAATCAGAcctatatacccatatcagacatcCAATCATACCAAAGCCTCACAACCACACTATCAGACCGATCATACCTAAACACTGCACCCACCCTATTACACCTGTACCCATATCAGACATCAAATTATACCCAAGCCGTGCACCCACCCTATCAGACCTGTACCCATATCAGACATCATATCATACCCAAGCCCTGTACCCACCCTATTGAACCTGTACTCTTAAATTGTGCACTTACGATTTGAGAGTATTATATGTATAATACTCTCAAATCGTAAGTGCACAATTTAAGTAAATAATCACGAACTTGCAATAACTGCTAGTTTTATGCATACATTTTATTACAACCTTCGTGAACGTTATTTACAAAATACATGCGCCCTATATTGAAGCAAACAGACGGATGATGCGTTTTACATGGAATATGTATTATTCCCAAACTTTCAAAGTTTCAATCCGAGTAGTTTCAAAGTAGCAATATACTTGCAATTATTGTAAACAAGGAAATATCTCCTCATTGGATACAAAGCACTGATTGATGTACCAAGCAACCTATCAGTGTACAGTTAATTACTTCCGACCTCCTATCCTATTTAGGAGGTGGGACTTTTGAACCTGTAAATAAATCGAAATTGCAGCTGACGCGTATCCCCCCTGAAGCgtgagcgaaacacgtgtcaggggccTAGCTGCTGAGAGCTTGTCTTTCTTTTTTAACCGCTAAACTCTCCTAATAACTTCTATTGTTTCAGTATGTATGGGGAATATGCAACATGATGTGCAGTGTATGTATGTCAGTATAGCGAGTTTTAATATTAATTCAGCCCCCGCTATAGAAAGGGCTTAAGTAGAGAGATTTAACCGTTTGTGAGTGTGAATACATGAGCAATAGGACTCAATAGAGAACCGTTGAATTATTGATTGGAGTAAAACTAGCATTCTGCTACAATCCCTGCCACATATCTTTAATAGATTAATATATCTCTTGTTGTTATCCCCTGACAAGCTCCATTATTCCACACCTATCTCTACCTTGATAATTGTTCTCTCCACTTGATACGTAGTATCTGATACATATCCATCTATCTGGTACAATACTTGCCAAGATTCATTTCCCTTCTAAGTATTATTTAGGAGAGTTTtagtggttataatttttttttgtacgaTTTGTATAGTGGCTCTAATAAAGATATTGTATGAATATATTACTCAGCTCAATAGTTGCTGAGATATATTCTTAATTTACCTATACACACATTTCTTAGGGGTAAAGCACTTTCTGAACCTGTACCCATAATCAGACATTCGATCATACCCAAGGCCTGTACCCACCCTATCAAACCTGTACACATATTAGACATCAGATCATGCCTAAACCCCACAACCCCACTATCAGACCTGTACTGATATAAGACATCAGATCATACCCAAGCCCTGTACCCACCCTATCGAAGctgtacccacatcagacctcagatcagaccccacccCTGCAACCACCCTGGCAGacctatacccacatcagaccttagatcagaccacaACCCAGCAGATGCCCTATCAGACCCATAACTTCATCAGACAGACCCCATTTCTGCTGCCACACCCTATCAGATTTGTTTCCACaaaagacctcagatcagaaccccAGCCCTGCAGCCACCTTATCAGACCCATACTTACATCAGCCCCCTAGTTGTTAGCTCATATCTGCCTCATATATTTCTATCAGAATTGGGGGTTAACCGACTTCTATTGCCTAGGAAGTTTAAAAAATTGATAGAGGGGTATGTAAGCTGcaatacatttaatattatactACCGGTGTTTACTTACATTATGTTACTATTGGTATTTACTGATATTATGTTACTGCTTGtatttactgacattgttactattggtatttactgacattgttactattGGTATTTACTGACATTATGTTACTGCTTGtatttactgacattgttactaaccAGTATTTATTTGCATTACGTTACTCATGCTATTTACTTGCATTACATTACTAATGGTATTTGCTTGCATTATGTTACTGACTGGTATTTGCTTGCAATATGTTACTGACTGGTATTTACTTGAATTACGTTACTGACGGTATTTGCTTGGGAGGGAATAATTCTGCAGTTAAAATTTGCCTTCAGATGCACactcttctctgcacactttataACATAATTATTTCATTTAACAGTTATTTTGACATCAAGCGCATAGTCAAGCGAAAACTCTCCAGGGCCATAGACCAAACCAGAGGGACCGGCAGGAACCTTTTTGAAGTGGCTGAGCTGACCTCATATGAGGAGGAGCTTCTGCAGCTTCTGGGGATGGATAACATACTTGGGGTAGGAGGGAGCCTTGAGATTGGGGGAAGCGTTGACACAGATGCACCATCATGTAAGTACACCAAGGGTACACTTCACTGTCACACTGATTTGTATTATATTAATAATCCAGACTGACATTGGGATCTCTTCATAGATTTATAGATGGTTGGATGAATGGATGGAGAGACTGATAGATGGAGAAATAGATAAcactcactctcctctctctttttctctctccttttataTCAAAGCTAACTACAAGTCTTGAATgttctatataatttattttttttcttttttaaactcaTGTAGGGCCCAGTTCGCTAGATCACTCTGGTCTGCCAAGTTATCTATATCTCAACAGTACTCTAAGAATTGTAGAAAGACTAATTGTAGCGTGAGAGCTATTTATCTCACTATAGAGGGTTCTGGATGTGAATGgaaaacacctacattataatattatagTTATGAaggttgttaatttgttttaacaatgaccGACTTAGGGGTAAATTTACCATCCCTGCAGGCAGACAATTTGCAAATTGTGAACCTGCTCGTCTGCAATTGTCTCTTGTGATGTTTCATTGCACAAGAGGATCCTTGTGCAATATCTCCCCCTGCACCGGTGCAACCGATTACGCTAGAACAGGGAATGCCAATCACCCCAAAGCGATTGTCAAGTGATTGATctccccacctctgaggtggcggagaggaaaatagcagtagtcctgctttttcaataaagataccataaaaacgaagaaaaattaatagcagtaaattagaaagttgcttaaaattgctgttctttctgaaacatgaaaacaaagtgtgagtttcatatccctttattaaaagaaaataaatgatttGCTTAGGATCACttgacttatataaatatataaataaataaaatgtgtgtgtaaaatttatatatatatataaatatcttagaAAACTCGGACAAGTCCAAATCGGCGCTACTATGAGAATACGGTAaaaatatacagatacataacaCACTTAAGACATCtaaaagtgtatagatatatacaataaacaCAAAGAATACTTTCAAAGTCCCTGTTTATACACCCTATAATTGCTGCTGTCTCCAAATAAGCACAGAGCGATTCCTCAGGTCACTCTATTTACACAGAACTTTCAATCCAAGGGTAGGAGAGCGCgaatataaatatccattatctttATTAGCGCTTTCCTACTCTTGgattgaagattttttttatgtaatatatatatatttatattagtattgcGTGATCCTAGCATTACCAGGGTAAACCTGACATAACCCAagcggctctgggtaaagcccaatgtaacatgataaatctcctCAGAGTGCATAGAGTCAccgcatcaaatatatatatataatgcactgtaattcacacatcttcactatcttttttgcctccatctgGGGGGTTCATGTGGGCCAAAGCCCCCCCTCGTAAACCCCATTCcctaaggttcacttggggtgtatgctagaggatcggcggggcgcccCCCTTGCCCCCAGGCAGAAgccaaaaaaatagtgtagatggaggAATTGCATTAAATCAGGCTTTacacacagccgcttgggtaatgtcagctttacctgggtaatcctagttTCAGACGTTACCCAtaacatattatatagatatatataacatattgtAATGGTTCCAACACCTTTTGCAAGAGAACTGATCCTACTGTCTGAAATGACGTAGTTTGTCCTGTATTATTTCTAACACAAGTTCTTGTTTTAGCCTTGTGGAGCCATGTCATTATACCCTGTAATGTACCACCTGCAGAACCAGAGCATCGGGGGTCTCCGGCTACGGTACCAGCTCAACCACAGGTCAAGAGAGAAGAGGAAGGTTATCTAGAGCCTGTGAACCGGGACAGGAGCTTTCCTTCTTTAATATCAGGTGTGTACACTACATATATTATTATGGATAATGATTAATCATGTGACTATTTAATATACAATATATTAGTTGTACTGTATTTTTATTACATATGTTTGATCTATTTTTTGTACATCCCTGATTATGGGTATAATGGGGTCATGCTCCTACCCAAACCACCATAGGTATTTGTCCCATAACTTAACATCCACTTCCAGTGTTGTCGACCACTGATACAAATCTCACCTCATTAACCTTCATAAGCATTTACTTGTGACACCCATCCGACTgatcttaaagggacggtaaagtcatgattcagatagagcaagcaattctaaacaactttccattttacttcttttatttaatttgctttgttctcttggtatcatttgctgaaacgCATGCAAATCATAGCTTctgattgtttgctgcacatatattcctcatgtcattggttcacccaatgtgttcagccggctcccagtagtgcattgctgctccttaaacaaaggataacaacatttGATAATAAGTGTATGTTTTATCTGAGTCATATAAGAACacttttgggtttcaagtccctttaagacaAGAGCTTGTCAATCATCCAGAGTGAGCCAGTCTGATATGATTTAAGTTCCCTTCCTCCGAGGTTATAAACGGCTTTAGTATCAGCACTGCAGGCGCGCACCTCACAAGCTCAAACCGTCATAAGTGAAGGTTAATGAGTCTGTGCTGACTGCACAGCAAACACAGAGCTGCTCACAGTATAACatagtgtgacacactatttggatctctccccttttttgtggaactctctgcctcgctctacacgaCTCTCCCCTAGATTTCATACTTTCAAGcgttccttaaagactctactgttcagggatgcatataatattcactaacaattttcctatcttagtctctctcctcctttagttatccccttgaacccactAAGCATGTaaagcctacgagcctagctgctttgtagatcaccttcatgagagatgatttacaacagtgaaactcttggcagggccctctatccctttgtcttccataactgtcaccttgcagATTAGACCCAAGTCTTTAGCTCCactgaacctgttggcgctctacaaataactgatgataataacaacaaattgaaaattaaattgtAAATCTCTTCCTGTGCATTCACCCCGGCTCTGTTATCTATAACAAATTTACATTAATCATATTTACCACCTAGTACAGTTCTGTCACATTAAAAGCACTAACATGATAAATAAcagaataaaaactataaaaatgcattgtgtttatttatatatatatatatatatatatatatatatatatatatatatatatatatatatatatatatatatatataatttgtcacCAGCAATGCTAATTAGCACAAATAATTATGCAGCAATAAGGAAGTACTTAAAGCTGATAAGGTTTTAAATAACTgatttattataaattaaattaaattcacacataattaaaatatatttcacgATAATAaggcctttatttctatatttatttttttacatcagcAATAGCCAACTGCCAACCGATCAGCACGTGTGGCCCTTTCCGTTAGTTTTTGTGGcccccaggaaaaagcagaactaacacTGTGTGCCGTAGTAACAGACAAAGGGTACTCTTCAAATTTACATAAATCTGTCCCTGTGCCACTGGAAATTTTTAggaaatttgtttgtttgtttgataaaagggcatgaaacccccacattttcttttatgatttagatagagcactggCTTTCAAaactgccctcaggcctccctaacaggccagattttcaggattaccttggatgagagcaggtaaaatacagGTTTGAAAATTagtgagagagcatacaattttaaacaattttccaatgtacttgtactTATTTTGTTgacaggcatacataggtaggctgagaagctgggagctaactgctgatcgggggcttcacatatatgcctcttatcattggcttaccaatgtgttccgctagctcccagtagtgcattactgctctttcaataaaggataccaagataataaagaaaacgtgattatagaagtaaattggaaaggatttttttattgtatgttccatctgaatcttgaaagaaaaaaattgggtttcatgtctctttaaatagccaTACAGTTCTATGTGACCCTTAAGGCTTAGTACTGATCTGTGGCCCCCATATGTACCACCTGCAGAACCAGAGCACGGGGTGCCTCCTGCTACGGTTCCAGCTCAACCACAGATCAAGAAAGAAGATCTTGTCCGTTATCTAGAGCCTGTGACCCTAGATAGGAACTTTCCTTCTTTAATATCAGGTGTGTACATTATATTATTATGCATCATGGTTAGTCATGTGCCTTCTGTATCTTCACGCAAGTAACAATATAGCTATATTTAATATACAATATATtggttatactgtatttttattacaTGTGTAGATCTAGATTTTGTACGGCCCTGATTATGGCTGTTGCAAAGCCCATAATTGGTTCATGCAAAAGCCCCTCTATCCAAACTTACCCTATGCTCCTGCCCAAACCGCCATAGGTATTTGTCACATAATGGCCACTTCCATTAATATAGATCAAA
This portion of the Bombina bombina isolate aBomBom1 chromosome 10, aBomBom1.pri, whole genome shotgun sequence genome encodes:
- the LOC128641006 gene encoding uncharacterized protein LOC128641006 isoform X4 produces the protein MFLGQRRIPWYFLFGLTLLGRIRPIYFRKVSVKSTTGLKEAAPSYFDIKRIVKRKLSRAIDQTRGTGRNLFEVAELTSYEEELLQLLGMDNILGVGGSLEIGGSVDTDAPSSLWSHVIIPCNVPPAEPEHRGSPATVPAQPQVKREEEGYLEPVNRDRSFPSLISEPEHGVPPATVPAQPQIKKEDLVRYLEPVTLDRNFPSLISASEHQTVEETTMVTVGDPEHPTSEAPADLHFPSSTSSDFHSVVSNINYDPTNRMTFLEDNILSLMASQHEQQMRVLENLCSNVQTLCSHVQNISTTLERTYGDLHSFLESCRSSHR